The DNA window CAGCAGCCTGGAGCTGTTCAGGAAAACCCGTGCCAAAGCGCAGTCCTCCTGGGAACGGTTCATCAGCCAACCCACGTTTCAGAGGCCCCGCAATCAAGACACGGTGGTCCTGGAAATTGCAACAGCACCGATCACTGTTTTGGGGCAAACCGTGGATCGTGGCTGCATTCGCCAGCTGAATGGCCAGCGGGGGTACACCACGACGCAAGCCAAAGGCATCAATCTCGAGCTGATCAACCAATTACCGGTGCCCACAACGGTGCATTGGCATGGCTTGATTCTTCCCAATGCCATGGATGGCGTGCCATTCGTCACGCAACCCCCGATTCCCCCAGGGAAACGCCAACGCATCCACTACCCGCTAGTGCAAAACGGCACCTTCTGGATGCATTCGCACTACGGCCTGCAAACCCAAAGCTATGTCGCTGAGCCGTTTGTGATTCTCGATGAGAAACAAGAGCCTTGGGCTGATCGCACGATCAGCGTGATGCTTCGGGACTTCAGCTTCACGCCCGCCAGCCAAATCCTCAACAACGTGGTGGCTGGAGAGCGCGGTGGTGGCACGGCCATGGCCAAAAGCTTGGCTGATTTCGCTTGGCATCAACCTCGAACGCTGCTCACCCAGCAATGGGATCCAGCGACGCAACGCTTCGGGAGGAAACAAGAAAAGGGGGTTTTGATGATGGCCCCCGATGTTGTGTACGACGCGCTGCTGGCGAATGAACGCAGCCTCGATGCTCCAGAGATCATTGATGTAGAGCCTGGCGAAACCGTGGCGATCCGCTGGGTTGCCGGCAGCGCCTTCATGAGCTTTTTCCTTGACCTTGGCGATCTCGAAGGAGAGCTGCTGCGCACCGATGCCAATCCCGTGGAGCCGATCCGCGGCTCCCTGTTTCAACTCGCTCTGGCTCAACGTTTAACGCTGCGCATCAAGGTTCCAGAAGAACCTGGGGTGTTTCCATTGTTGGCCTTAGGGGAACGCAGCAACCAGCGCTGTGGCGTGGTGCTGCGCAGCAACCCGAAGCTCAGCGTGCCCGATTTGGCGCCGCAAACCGATCAGTGGACCGGAAGCCTCGATTTCACCCAGGACAAGCAACTGCGGGCAACAAATCCCCTCGCTGCTCGTGCTGCTGACAACACAATCCCCGTGGCCCTCACCGGCCCTGCTCCCAAATACACCTGGGGACTGAACGATCGTTTTTACCCTTACTGCGATCCCTACTGGGTGGAGCAGGGCCAACGGGTGGAGATGGTGTTTTCCAATCCCACCCCGATGGGGCATCCCATGCATCTGCATGGCCATGAATTCCAAATCCTCGAAATCGATGGCAAGCCCTTGGACGGCCCCATGCGCGACACCGTCTACGTCCCCAAAGGGAGCACCTGCCGCATTGCCTTTGATGCCAACAACCCAGGCATTTGGGCCTTCCACTGCCATATCGCTTATCACCATGTGCGCGGCATGTTCAATGTGGTGGCTTACCGCTCAGCTGATCTGAGCTGGTGGGATCCAAGTGGCTTTGGCCATGAATACCTGCCGTTCTGACACTCTCCCTTGAAACGAAGGCTTGGTCGTCATGGGGTGAGGAGTGATGAGCCGCTCGAAGGGATCCGACATAATGGAAATCAAAGGCATCACACGACCATGGGCCTGTCTTGGTTGAAACCTTCAGCTGCCCTGCTGTTGAGCACAGCGTTGATGGGAGCGGGATTTCCGCAGCCAGATGCCAAACGGATGGTGGGCACCTGGGTGCTCACGGATAACGACAACGTTCCCTTCAACCTGATCCTTCGATCCGACGGCAGCTCACTCACGGTGATCGGCAAACGCCACCCCGATCTGGGCAAGCCACAAAGGATGACACGTAACCAACTGCTAGAGACCGGAAGCTGGCAGCGCTGGGGAAATGGCATCCGCTCCACCTACCCGGATGGCTGGACCGACACGATCCAGATCGGACCGGCCGGACCGGTTCAATGGTCGTGGAAGCCTGGCTCCTCACTCAATGGGGCACCCAGCAACCACGGCAAGGCCGTTCAACTCAACAGCCTGGAAATGGGTTGGGTTGGGGCCTACAAGCTCGCACCAACGCAGAAGGAAAAAACCGCTTATCTGGCTGTGCTCACCTCGAATGGACTGGCCTTCAACAACATCGATCAAGTCGCTGATGGCTCCTGGTCGTTGCGGACCAATGGCAGTGTGCTGATTAAGTGGACCAGTGGTTGGCGAAGCCTGCTTCAACGTCCGTCCACCGGCATCCCATCACCAGGACAGCGCTTTGCAGTGCAGCACTGGCGCCCAGGGGTGTCACTGGACGCGCCAGCTAGTGCCAACCGCAGCGGTCAAAGGCTCTGAAACGCAATCACTCTGATTAGAAGCTGCAATCCCTACTGATCTGATTCAGCCAACGGCACCATCACATCAACACCTCCTTTGGTCAGATCATTGATCTCTTTGGGTCCATGCAGCTCATTCAGGAGCGCGTCTGAGACGAAATGCTCAGAGATCACTGAACTGCAGATCAACATTTGAACACCAACAAGCATCATGTCGATTCTCGTCAGTTTGAAATCTGGCTGGTGTTTTGACTGACCCTTGATGAAATAAACAAGGGCTTTACAGCTGCATCACAGCTGCAGCGAACGGACGGAATCACACCGCTCTTTCCCCGTTGCCTCCTCAGGCTGACCCAGAAGAGAATCTCTTAGGAAGGGGAAGTTGAATGGGGTGTTGCTGTCTTGTGGATGGTTTCAATCACCTCCTCCGCCAGGGGCTGACTTTCCTCCGCAGGAATCAGCACCTCGAGGTAGGCAGCCCCCTGATGGGCATTGATCTCGGCAAAGGCCTGTTCCAGTTCCGCCAGGGTGCTCACCCGCCCGCACCACCAGCCATCGCATCCAAGAGCAGCCGGAAGATCTGCGTAGCGCCAGGCGGGCAAATTGTTGTAGGCGTGCCCCGTTTCACTGATCAACGCCTCCACCCCGAACAGGCCATTGTTCAAAACGATCACCACCGGATTCACCCCCGTGTATCCCATCACCCCGATCTCCTGCATCGTGAGCTGGTGAGCGCCATCACCTGTCACCAGAACAACGCGGCGCTCCGGGTCCGCCAAGGCGCACCCCAAGGCCGCCGGGGTGCCCCATCCAATCGATCCCCAGAGGGTTTGGCTTTCCATCGCCACGCCAGCGGGTAGTCGTAGGGCATTGAGCTTGAGCAGGCATGTGCCGGTATCCGACACCAAGAGGTCGCTAGAGCGCAGGAATTGCTGCAAGCGGGGGTAAAAGCTCGCTGAACTTGTGGGCTGATCAACGGTTCCGCTCAGGGGAAGTAGCGAAGCGGGCTGGGTTGGACGATGCTCACCCGCATAGGACAAGCGCTTCGAGGCATCCTGAAAACGCCTGGTTAACCCCGCCAAGACATCGCTGATGCTCACACTCGTGAACACCTGGTCACCGGCCTGCACCCAGTCGGCATGCAACGCAACGATCCGGCGGGGATCAAGGGAGCCACTCCAAAGTCCTGTGTTGAGATCTTCGAGCACCAATCCCCCCAGATCGATCAGCAGATCGGCGTCTTCCACCACGCTGCGCAAAGCCGCAGGCGTTGACCGTGCGCCGTTGTACATCCCAAGGAAAGCGGGGTGCTCCTCACTCAGAAGCGCCTTGTCCATCGGCGTGGTGGCATAGGCCAGACCGGAAGACTTGAGGAAAGCCTCGAATGCATGGATCAGACCGAAACGCTTCAAGGTGACGGTGGGAAGAACCACGGGTCTGGATGCGGCGGCAATCCGTGCCATTAGGAGATCAAGCACAGCCTCCAGTTCGCCAGCAACACTGTCGTGTTGATCGATCACACCAAGCGGTGATCCCTGGATCGGCGTACCGGTGATCGGCATCAGAGCCAGATCCATCGGAAAGGTGAGATAAGCAGGCCTGGATTCCTCCAGCGCCTTATCAATCACGCGCTCCAGTTCAATCACGGCATTTTCGGGCGTGAGCCTGGCGCTCACACAACTTGCCGAGGCGGAGATGGCCTCAAAGCGGTCGTAGTTGCGATCGCCAAGGGTGTGATGACAGATCAGTCCCTGGCGCACGATCCGCAGACTTGGCGTACCCACCAGATGAAACACGGGCAGCCGCTCAGCCATCGCTCCCATCAGGCCATTGAGCGCACTGAGTTCACCCACGCCATAGGTGGTGCAAACGATGCCAGCCCCACCGCGGCGAGCGTAGCCATCGGCTGCATAGGCCGCATTCAGTTCATTCGCTGAGGGCACCCACTGCAGCCGCGGGTGCACTTCCACTGCATCGTTGATGGGAAAGGCGTAGTCACCCGGCACACCAAACACATGGCCGATCCCGAGATCGGCAAGACGATCCAGGGCATAAGTCACAACGGAAGGAGTCATCAAACCGGGATTGCAGATTAATAGCTGATTTTGATCGCAATCATCACCTGAAGCCATACGACACCCAGAGATCTGCAGCGAACGGTGCCTTGAGTTCCTCAATCAGTCGCTGTCAACGAAAACTGGTGGCGCAAGCAGAGGCGAGCAATCATCCCTTCTTCGTCTGCTGGTACCACAACAGTTTCAAACGCTCCCCACCAATTAAGTGATTCATGCAGCTCAATGCGAAGAGCTTCGTCGTGTTCACCGATGCCACCGGTGAGGGCGAGAACATCCACTCCTTGCAGGCTTGCAGCCATGGCTCCGAGCTGTTGCAATAGCCGGTGTCGAAACACGGCAAGGGCCAGTAGAGCACCGGGATGGGCTTCCAGGGCCAACTCACGGATTTCGCGCATGTCTCCGCTGAGACCGGATAGTCCCTTGAGCCCTGACTCGTTCTGCAGTGAGTGGCTGAGTTCTGTTGCGCCATATCCTTGTCGGATCAATTCGAGGATCAGTCCGGGATCAACACTCCCTGAACGCGTTTCCATAACGAGTCCCTCCATTGGAGTGAAGCCCATAGTGGTGTCGATGCAGATGCCACCCTTTACCGCTGCAAGCGACGCTCCTGCACCAAGATGAGCACTGATCAACCGAAGCTGAGACGGGTCACATCCCTTAGTACGCCAGTAATCGGCAACATATTCGGAGACGTACTGATGGTTGATGCCATGGAAGCCGTAGCGATGAAGTCCCTTGTCGCGAAGCTTCTGCGGGATCGCATAGGTGCTTGCAGCCGTAGGTAATGTGCGGTGGAAAGCTGTGTCAAAGCATGCCCATTGCGGGCAATCAGGCACCAAGCGCTGGGTCCAGGCAAGTCCAGCAAGAGCCGGTGGCTGATGCAAGGGGGCCAGAGGGATGAGCATCTGGAGTGCATGCTCTAACTGCGGTGTGATCAGCGTTGGAGAAGTGAAGTCCTCACCGCCATGCACCACCCTGTGACCGATGAGCTGAATCTGATGGCGATGACGCTCAACAACTGGAGTCAGCCACTGATTCAAGACTGTGCTGACGGACTCCCCTGTACTTCGCTTGCGATTGCAACACCAAACTTTAGCTCCCGTGGAATCCACCAGGGAAACCTTGAAACTGGAACTACCGAGATTGATCACAAGGACGAGGCCTGTCATCAGCGGTCCATCCAGTTGATCTCAATATAGAGAGGAAAGATGTTCAAAATGTTGTCATCCTGCCCGAGGAAGATCGGAGCCCATTGGGCCTGTCATGTTGCTGTCGCTCAAGGAAGGGTTGTCCACCGCCAGTTGTTGATTTCCGGAGAATCTATGCCATGAGTATGGGCATAGACGCGATGCTTTTGGATCTCATCCTTCATTTTTTCCTTCACATGAGCGGCTCGCGAGCCAAGACATTCGACGCGATCGATCACATCGATCACGAGGTTGAAGCGGTCGATCTGGTTGATGATGGCCAGTTCGAGAGGTGTGTTGATATTTCCATTTTCTTTATAGCCGCGAACATGGAAGCGTGATTGCCGATCCCAGCGATAAACCAACCGATGAATTAACCACGGATAGCCATGGAAATTGAAAATGACGGGCTTATTTGATGGGAACAGGCTGTTGAAGTCGCGCTCACTTAAACCATGGGGGTGTTCAGTAGCCGGAGCCAACGCAAACAGTTTCACTACGTTGATATAACGTACCTTCACCTGGGGGATTTGATCTCTCAGGATTTCAATAGCAGCCAAACATTCTTTCGTTGGGATGTCACCAGCAGAAGCAAGAACAACATCTGGTTCATCGAGATCAGTTCCGCAATCGTCGTTACAAGCCCAATCCCAGATCCCCAAACCTTTAGCCACATGGCGCCGAGCCTGCTCCAGCGTTAGGTACTGAAGATGTTTTTGCTTATCCGAAACAATGATGTTGGAGACGTTGGTTTCTGTAAGGGCATGTTCGGCAACAGCGAGCAAGCTGTTGGCATCGGCAGGTAAGTAAACGCGGGTAATCGAGCCTTTTTTGTTGCCGGCAAGGTCCATGAAACCTGGATCCTGATGGGTGAAACCGTTGTGATCCTGGCGCCAAACAGTGGAAGAGATCAAGCAGTTCCAAGGACCGATCGGAGCCCTCCAGGGAATCTGCTCACAGTGTTCCAGCCATTTGCAGTGCTGGTTATACATCGAAGAGATCACGTGGGCGAATGCCTCATAGGTATGGAAAAAGCCATTACGACCCGTGAGGAGATAACCCTCCATCATTCCCACCAGCGTGTGCTCAGACAGCATCTCAATGACCGAGCCATCTTTGGAGAGTTCGCCGCCTTCAAGATCCTCAGGCAGATCATTCGCCATCCAAACTTTCTTTGTGGCTTGATAAACGGCTTGAAGCCGATTGGAGTGGGTTTCATCTGGGCCGAACAAGCGATAACCACCTGGGTTATCTCGGATCAAGTCACGAATGAGCTCGCCTAATGGATAAGTGTTCTCCGCTTCTGTGGTTCCCGGGTTCTGAACCTCCACGGCATGCTGCTCAATTGCGGAGAACAACAGCTCCTTGCGAAGCACACCTCCGTTGGTATGGGGATTGCTGCCCATACGACGATCACCGCTCGGTGATAACTGACGAATATGCTCCATGACAGCTCCGTTCTCATCGAACAATTCCCACGGCCGGTAGCTCTTCATCCAATCTTCAAGAAGCCGTAGGTGGCTCTCATTGGTTTTCACATCAGCAACCGGAACCTGATGCGATCTCCAGAAGTTCTCGACTTTTTTACCATCAACTTCGCTTGGGCCTGTCCAGCCCTTCGGAGAGCGAAGAACGATCATGGGCCAGTGAGGCCGGAAAGCTTTGCCGCTACTGCGAGCCTGTTGTTGATGCTGCTGTATTTCAAGAACGGCCTGTTCCATGGCGATCGCCATGGAACGATGCATCGTCATCGGGTCGGAGCCTTCAACGAAGATCGGTGTCCAGCCATAGCCCTTGAACAAGGATTCAAGCTCCTCATGATCGATCCGACTGAGGATGCTCGGATTAGCAATCTTGTAGCCGTTCAGATGCAGGACGGGTAGGACCGCACCATCGCGAATGGGGTTGAGGAACTTATTGATATGCCAACTTGTCGCCAAGGGGCCGGTTTCCGCTTCGCCATCGCCCACACAGGCGATGGTGATCAACCCTGGGTTGTCTAAAACCGAACCGCAGGCATGGGAGAGGACATAGCCGAGCTCACCGCCCTCGTGGATCGAACCAGGCATCTCGGCAGTGCAGTGACTGCCGACATGTCCTGGAAAAGAAAACATCTTGAAGAACTTTCTGAGCCCTTCTGCATCGATTGATTTATCTGGGTAGCGCTCGGTATAGCTTCCATCGAGATAGACCGGGCCACGGACTCCTGGGGCCCCATGCCCCGGTCCAGACATGTAAATCATGTCCAGGTTGTATTGATTAATCAGCCGGTTGGCGTGGGTCCAGATAAAGGCCTGACCTGGACTACTTCCCCAGTGACCGAGCAGACGGTTTTTGATGTGCTCGGGGCGAAGCTGCTCCTTGAGCAGGGGATTGTCCTGCAAATAAATCATGCCGACGGCGAGGTAATTCGCTGCTCGCCAGTAAGCGTCAAGTGCCAGAAGCACCTCGACATCAGGTGCAGAGATTTCGATGGTCGTCTGACGGAGTGAGGTCGACATGGATTGCAATTCAACGATGGTTTGTGGGATGAGCACACACCATCGCGTTGTTTTTAGCGCTCAGAATATGTGAATGCATGCACCATAGACATCATTTTCTGTTTGAGCCGAATCTGCAACACTCTCGCGAGAAGAGGATCAAGTTGAGAATGGAAGCGCCAGCAAGCGCTTAATCAACCAGGTTGTCACTTTCTGCGACAGACGCATCACAACTTTTAAACTTCTATCAAGCACTGTAAGTTAAGAAGACAACATCCAAGAACTTACGATTCATTCTATTGCCTGAAAACTTCTCGGACAATTCAACCAAGGTGAAACTTTTGACAATCGGAGGCGTGCAGAGCATATCCGCTGTTCGAGAGGAGTAAACCGTGGAGACCGACCAACCCGTAAGCAATCGCTTTCAACACAAGTTGGGTGCAGCCCTTGGCACCAATGACATTGGCAAGATGCATTTTCACTGTTTCCAGTGAAATCAACAATTGGTTGGCAACCGCTTAGTTGCTCAAGCCAAAACCAGGGCTGACACCACTTTGATTTCTCGCTTCGATAGCTGCTCCACAAAAGGCGGAACATCCTGCCTGGGAAATTGGACTCTCAAACGATATGTCTCGCGCCCAAGCTGCCGAGGCAAAGCTACCCAAGACATCTGTATAACAGCAGCAAAGACGATCACTGAGGCATAGAGGGATCAATCGTCAACCAGACCATGCAATTTGGCGAAAGGATCCCAGCTCGGATCGCGATGCCAGACGTACTCCGCAAAATTGGCGGCTTGCTCTGCCGCTTGCTGGCTGACCAGCTTGGCAATGACAGCGAGCGACATATCAATTCCAGCGGACACGCCCGATGAGGTGAAGAACTTGCCATCTTCCACCCAGCGCGCTTGTTTCTGCCACTGCACCTTCTCGCTCTGGGACGTCACCCAATCGAAGGCCATCTTGTTGGTGGTGGCACGTACCCCATCCAGCACGCCGGATTTGGCCAGTAGGGCACTGCCAGTACAGACGGAGGTCACGAGAGTGGCTCGCTGCGACTGATCCTTCAACCAATCCAACAGCACCTGATTGCCAACCTCATGCCGTGTACCTGGCCCGCCCGGAACCAACAGCAGATCAAACGCTTGTGCATTGCAAAAAGAACAATCCACGATGCTCTCGGGCCCCTGGTGGCTGGCGATCACGCCGCCATGCTCACAGATCAGGCGGATGTCGAAATGGTCTGCTGCCATTCCATACATTTCCAGTGGACCAAAGACATCAAGAAGTTCAAACCCTTCAAAGAGAAGAACTCCGATGCTTCGTTTGTTGGACATTGGCTAGTCCTCACGCGTGGATGACGCCCATAGCTGGTGCAAGCGGCCGTTGCCAAGGCTGCTGGCTTCGAGATCAGAGCCGCGTACCGCTGCGAATAGCACTAGCGGGTTCGCTGATCGGCACTCCTGGCCTCCAGTGCTGCACAGAGATCGTTTGCTTTGGGGCCGGGATGCCGCTTGCTGGTGGCTTGATCAGACTGCGCCAACCGCTGGTCCACTTGATCATCACGCTGCCATTGTCCCGCAGCGACCAGGAGCCATCGGCCACTTGATCGATGTTGTTAAAAGCCATTCCCGAGGAGGTGAGCACCGCGAGATAGGGGGGTTTCTCGGGCTGGGTTGGCTGCAGTTTGTACGCTCCCACCCAAGCCGAGACCGGACGCGTGAGTTGCACCGCCTTGCCGTGATTGCTGGGGCCTCCATTCAGTGAGGCTCCTGGTTTCCATGACCACTGGACCAGACCAGCCGGGCCGAGTTGAATCGTGTCGGTCCAACCGTCACGGTAGGTCGAGCGGATGCCGTTCCCCCAGGGCTGCCAGCTGCCGGTCTCCAACAGCTGATTACGCGTCATGCGCTGCGGCACTCCAAGATCGGGATGACGTTTGCCGATCACTGTGAGCGAAGAACCATCGGCTCGCAGGATCAGATTGAATGGCACATTGTCATTATCGGTCAGCACCCAGGTACCCAGCATGCGTTTGGCATCGGGCTGAGGAAAACCAGCCCCGAGAAGCGCGCCACACAGCAAAACTGCAGCAGGGGCTTTCAACCAGACAAGGCCCATGTCAGTTCGGTTCATTCCTTTGGTTTAGCAGCAGTGCACACAAGCCACCGCAGGCTGCAGGCTCAGGAAACACAAATAAGGCAAGTGAGTGGTTCTACTCAAGTGCTTGAAATGGTGATCAACAGCACGATCAGACTGGAGCAGCAAAGAGCACATTGAGAGTACTGGGGCATCAAATGGTGATCATCACCATGGTGACGCCAGCATTGAAAACAGACACCGAAATGCTGCTGTTATGGACTCGCTGACCGCCTTTGCTGCCATTGGATTGACAGCTGTTGCTTGGGATGGCTCGCTCACTCCAGCGGGGGGACGGGCCTTTCGCCATGCGCTCGATTACCGCGAGCCCTACTGCAACATGCGTGAGCAATCCATGATTGATCTGATCGATTGCCTCCTGACACGCCGCCGGGAAATCGGTAACAACGCGCTCATGCTTGAAGCGGCTCAGGC is part of the Synechococcus sp. WH 8016 genome and encodes:
- a CDS encoding multicopper oxidase family protein, coding for MLRRSFLQLSVLGALLGSSSLELFRKTRAKAQSSWERFISQPTFQRPRNQDTVVLEIATAPITVLGQTVDRGCIRQLNGQRGYTTTQAKGINLELINQLPVPTTVHWHGLILPNAMDGVPFVTQPPIPPGKRQRIHYPLVQNGTFWMHSHYGLQTQSYVAEPFVILDEKQEPWADRTISVMLRDFSFTPASQILNNVVAGERGGGTAMAKSLADFAWHQPRTLLTQQWDPATQRFGRKQEKGVLMMAPDVVYDALLANERSLDAPEIIDVEPGETVAIRWVAGSAFMSFFLDLGDLEGELLRTDANPVEPIRGSLFQLALAQRLTLRIKVPEEPGVFPLLALGERSNQRCGVVLRSNPKLSVPDLAPQTDQWTGSLDFTQDKQLRATNPLAARAADNTIPVALTGPAPKYTWGLNDRFYPYCDPYWVEQGQRVEMVFSNPTPMGHPMHLHGHEFQILEIDGKPLDGPMRDTVYVPKGSTCRIAFDANNPGIWAFHCHIAYHHVRGMFNVVAYRSADLSWWDPSGFGHEYLPF
- a CDS encoding alpha-keto acid decarboxylase family protein, with translation MTPSVVTYALDRLADLGIGHVFGVPGDYAFPINDAVEVHPRLQWVPSANELNAAYAADGYARRGGAGIVCTTYGVGELSALNGLMGAMAERLPVFHLVGTPSLRIVRQGLICHHTLGDRNYDRFEAISASASCVSARLTPENAVIELERVIDKALEESRPAYLTFPMDLALMPITGTPIQGSPLGVIDQHDSVAGELEAVLDLLMARIAAASRPVVLPTVTLKRFGLIHAFEAFLKSSGLAYATTPMDKALLSEEHPAFLGMYNGARSTPAALRSVVEDADLLIDLGGLVLEDLNTGLWSGSLDPRRIVALHADWVQAGDQVFTSVSISDVLAGLTRRFQDASKRLSYAGEHRPTQPASLLPLSGTVDQPTSSASFYPRLQQFLRSSDLLVSDTGTCLLKLNALRLPAGVAMESQTLWGSIGWGTPAALGCALADPERRVVLVTGDGAHQLTMQEIGVMGYTGVNPVVIVLNNGLFGVEALISETGHAYNNLPAWRYADLPAALGCDGWWCGRVSTLAELEQAFAEINAHQGAAYLEVLIPAEESQPLAEEVIETIHKTATPHSTSPS
- a CDS encoding acetate/propionate family kinase, which codes for MTGLVLVINLGSSSFKVSLVDSTGAKVWCCNRKRSTGESVSTVLNQWLTPVVERHRHQIQLIGHRVVHGGEDFTSPTLITPQLEHALQMLIPLAPLHQPPALAGLAWTQRLVPDCPQWACFDTAFHRTLPTAASTYAIPQKLRDKGLHRYGFHGINHQYVSEYVADYWRTKGCDPSQLRLISAHLGAGASLAAVKGGICIDTTMGFTPMEGLVMETRSGSVDPGLILELIRQGYGATELSHSLQNESGLKGLSGLSGDMREIRELALEAHPGALLALAVFRHRLLQQLGAMAASLQGVDVLALTGGIGEHDEALRIELHESLNWWGAFETVVVPADEEGMIARLCLRHQFSLTATD
- a CDS encoding phosphoketolase, whose amino-acid sequence is MSTSLRQTTIEISAPDVEVLLALDAYWRAANYLAVGMIYLQDNPLLKEQLRPEHIKNRLLGHWGSSPGQAFIWTHANRLINQYNLDMIYMSGPGHGAPGVRGPVYLDGSYTERYPDKSIDAEGLRKFFKMFSFPGHVGSHCTAEMPGSIHEGGELGYVLSHACGSVLDNPGLITIACVGDGEAETGPLATSWHINKFLNPIRDGAVLPVLHLNGYKIANPSILSRIDHEELESLFKGYGWTPIFVEGSDPMTMHRSMAIAMEQAVLEIQQHQQQARSSGKAFRPHWPMIVLRSPKGWTGPSEVDGKKVENFWRSHQVPVADVKTNESHLRLLEDWMKSYRPWELFDENGAVMEHIRQLSPSGDRRMGSNPHTNGGVLRKELLFSAIEQHAVEVQNPGTTEAENTYPLGELIRDLIRDNPGGYRLFGPDETHSNRLQAVYQATKKVWMANDLPEDLEGGELSKDGSVIEMLSEHTLVGMMEGYLLTGRNGFFHTYEAFAHVISSMYNQHCKWLEHCEQIPWRAPIGPWNCLISSTVWRQDHNGFTHQDPGFMDLAGNKKGSITRVYLPADANSLLAVAEHALTETNVSNIIVSDKQKHLQYLTLEQARRHVAKGLGIWDWACNDDCGTDLDEPDVVLASAGDIPTKECLAAIEILRDQIPQVKVRYINVVKLFALAPATEHPHGLSERDFNSLFPSNKPVIFNFHGYPWLIHRLVYRWDRQSRFHVRGYKENGNINTPLELAIINQIDRFNLVIDVIDRVECLGSRAAHVKEKMKDEIQKHRVYAHTHGIDSPEINNWRWTTLP
- a CDS encoding DJ-1/PfpI family protein, translating into MSNKRSIGVLLFEGFELLDVFGPLEMYGMAADHFDIRLICEHGGVIASHQGPESIVDCSFCNAQAFDLLLVPGGPGTRHEVGNQVLLDWLKDQSQRATLVTSVCTGSALLAKSGVLDGVRATTNKMAFDWVTSQSEKVQWQKQARWVEDGKFFTSSGVSAGIDMSLAVIAKLVSQQAAEQAANFAEYVWHRDPSWDPFAKLHGLVDD
- a CDS encoding tellurite resistance TerB family protein, with the protein product MDSLTAFAAIGLTAVAWDGSLTPAGGRAFRHALDYREPYCNMREQSMIDLIDCLLTRRREIGNNALMLEAAQALSSSQSLTAYAMASELMRSDGPYEPEERRHLDHLALILSIAKPESDRIDSVFDVLHNQLKLWSELQTQPA